In the genome of Halapricum salinum, one region contains:
- a CDS encoding M23 family metallopeptidase → MTETATESDPAAESDPPPVHSRVLDRLTSISPFSLALLGPLGFVGDQFPSLEIFKLFYLFGLFAFWPFAAMLVSAVRDAFSDEEQTDEADETDPRDWLVMDDGLRPTLAFLGSLIPTFLNPLVLRQDVMQLLGSVVAIVRHRGSLPSPETYAQSASYRLPVEGDWAVVNGSPIKDYSHSWFPATQRYAYDFVITDEEGRTRPEDADTSIENYYCYDAPVVAPADGTVVAVGDGDPEFPRGGGFSHPLKRSVVGNSVTIRHAESEYSTLVHLVPGSIAVEPGDRVERGEQIGRCGHSGNSAEPHLHFQMQDHPAFELAAGLPIAFDDIEVETPGTDVTKTADWTAPDTEEERQYVHVGQRVSQADQLDQTATETEPDDTVDNRSWTVGRLLGGVASGVAVGGILTVFAGIFLSTLSTIAVVLGGAMGLAVASRLFESVTAGRSLGRDAVPFPAGLAIAAGLVGGLDVVAGVPEASTVPLGIGLFGLGFLAYIVSWRV, encoded by the coding sequence ATGACTGAAACCGCCACCGAATCGGACCCCGCTGCCGAATCGGATCCCCCACCGGTTCACTCGCGGGTGCTGGATCGACTCACGTCGATCAGCCCGTTTTCGCTCGCCCTGCTCGGCCCGCTGGGTTTCGTTGGAGACCAGTTCCCATCGCTGGAGATATTCAAACTGTTTTACCTGTTCGGCCTGTTCGCGTTCTGGCCGTTCGCCGCGATGCTGGTGAGCGCCGTACGAGACGCGTTCAGCGACGAGGAGCAGACTGACGAGGCCGACGAGACTGATCCGCGCGACTGGCTCGTGATGGACGACGGCTTGCGACCGACGCTCGCCTTCCTCGGGAGTCTGATCCCGACGTTTCTCAACCCGCTCGTGCTCCGCCAGGACGTGATGCAACTGCTGGGAAGCGTCGTCGCCATCGTCCGCCACCGCGGATCGCTCCCCAGTCCGGAGACGTACGCCCAGTCGGCGTCCTACCGACTGCCCGTCGAAGGGGACTGGGCCGTCGTCAACGGCAGCCCGATCAAGGACTATTCGCACTCCTGGTTCCCCGCGACCCAGCGCTACGCCTACGACTTCGTGATCACCGACGAGGAAGGCCGGACTCGACCTGAAGACGCGGACACGTCCATCGAGAACTACTACTGTTACGACGCGCCCGTGGTCGCGCCCGCGGACGGCACCGTCGTCGCAGTGGGCGACGGCGACCCCGAGTTTCCCCGTGGCGGCGGCTTCTCCCACCCGCTCAAGCGCTCGGTCGTCGGCAACTCCGTGACGATCCGCCACGCCGAGTCGGAGTACAGCACGCTCGTCCACCTCGTCCCCGGCAGTATCGCGGTCGAACCCGGCGACCGCGTCGAGCGGGGCGAACAGATCGGGCGCTGTGGCCACTCGGGCAACTCCGCGGAGCCACACCTGCACTTTCAGATGCAGGACCACCCTGCGTTCGAACTCGCTGCCGGGCTCCCGATCGCCTTCGACGACATCGAGGTCGAGACGCCGGGTACCGACGTCACGAAGACCGCCGACTGGACGGCTCCCGACACCGAGGAGGAGCGACAGTACGTCCACGTCGGCCAGCGCGTCAGCCAGGCCGACCAGCTGGACCAGACAGCCACGGAGACGGAGCCAGACGATACCGTCGACAACCGATCCTGGACGGTCGGCCGGCTGCTCGGTGGGGTTGCCTCAGGGGTAGCCGTGGGCGGCATCCTGACAGTGTTCGCGGGAATCTTCCTCTCGACGCTGTCGACGATCGCAGTCGTCCTCGGAGGTGCGATGGGGCTGGCCGTCGCCTCGCGTCTGTTCGAGTCCGTTACTGCCGGTCGATCGCTCGGTCGTGACGCGGTTCCGTTCCCTGCTGGCCTCGCGATCGCGGCGGGACTCGTCGGTGGACTCGACGTCGTGGCCGGAGTTCCCGAGGCGAGTACTGTCCCTCTCGGGATCGGGCTGTTCGGGCTCGGGTTCCTGGCGTACATCGTCTCGTGGAGGGTCTGA
- a CDS encoding DUF7351 domain-containing protein has protein sequence MADEGDPSTSDDEQVVSNAAFALLGHQVRLDILRAFFDSYDPVDPDSRDDVRADRTRSYSELMASVGLRDSGKFNYHLEKLRGVYVEQVEDGYVPTASAVALYQAVVANRPTESVAVDVDIDTPCPACGADLTWGYEQEYLTIECESCEQFWGLTYRFPKNGLLTQDAEDVYEALYDRLMHHVGLARTGQCPACAGVVERTIPPSRLDGSATPTVELDCGTCSWHATVDIVSALQFEPRVMRALFELGIPLDSGTQATEEVLPTVTGREAEESTHATIEIATDEGTATVIVDETLGVERVEVDGETGSSAR, from the coding sequence ATGGCCGACGAGGGCGATCCCAGTACCTCTGACGACGAGCAGGTCGTCTCGAACGCGGCGTTCGCGCTGCTCGGCCACCAGGTTCGCCTGGACATCTTGCGGGCCTTTTTCGATTCCTACGACCCCGTCGACCCGGACTCGAGGGACGACGTCCGAGCCGACCGAACGCGGTCGTACTCCGAGCTGATGGCTAGCGTCGGCTTGCGAGACAGCGGGAAGTTCAACTACCACCTGGAGAAGCTTCGCGGGGTCTACGTCGAACAAGTCGAGGACGGCTACGTCCCGACGGCGAGCGCGGTCGCGCTGTATCAGGCCGTCGTCGCGAACCGGCCGACCGAGTCCGTCGCGGTCGACGTCGATATCGACACCCCGTGCCCCGCCTGTGGGGCCGACCTGACGTGGGGATACGAGCAGGAGTATCTCACCATCGAGTGTGAATCGTGCGAGCAGTTCTGGGGACTCACCTATCGCTTTCCCAAGAACGGACTGCTCACGCAGGACGCCGAGGACGTCTACGAGGCGCTGTACGACCGGCTGATGCACCACGTCGGGCTGGCGCGAACGGGCCAGTGCCCGGCCTGTGCCGGCGTTGTCGAGCGAACGATTCCCCCGTCCCGGCTGGACGGCTCGGCGACGCCCACGGTCGAACTCGACTGCGGGACCTGCTCGTGGCACGCCACGGTCGATATCGTGAGTGCCCTGCAGTTCGAACCTCGCGTCATGCGGGCGCTGTTCGAGCTCGGGATCCCGCTCGACAGCGGGACGCAGGCCACGGAGGAAGTCTTGCCGACGGTGACCGGCCGGGAAGCCGAGGAGTCGACTCACGCGACCATCGAGATCGCGACCGACGAGGGGACGGCGACTGTCATCGTCGACGAGACGCTTGGTGTCGAGAGAGTCGAGGTAGACGGAGAGACCGGCTCATCAGCGCGGTGA
- a CDS encoding response regulator transcription factor, whose amino-acid sequence MSAVDPHEALRVLVVDDEREVADAYALRLRGFCDVETAYSGQEALATIDDEEIDIVLLDRHMPGLSGDEVLAELTDREYDGRVVMVTAVDPDFDVLELPFDDYLCKPVEREDLRTVIDQQRQILAYEVLGAYFSAESKRAVVDAQTSEHHREDHDGYAAVVERADRLRNRARRLLRDETVLDRFEGIGREESPR is encoded by the coding sequence ATGTCTGCTGTCGATCCACACGAGGCTCTTCGCGTGCTCGTCGTCGACGACGAGCGCGAGGTCGCAGACGCCTATGCACTTCGTCTGAGAGGGTTCTGTGACGTCGAGACGGCCTACAGCGGTCAGGAGGCACTGGCGACGATCGACGACGAAGAGATCGACATCGTCCTCCTGGATCGGCACATGCCCGGGCTGTCGGGCGACGAGGTCCTCGCCGAACTCACAGACCGGGAGTACGACGGTCGCGTCGTCATGGTGACTGCGGTCGACCCGGACTTCGACGTGCTCGAACTCCCGTTCGACGACTACCTCTGCAAGCCGGTCGAACGCGAAGATCTGCGTACAGTGATCGACCAGCAGCGCCAGATCCTCGCCTACGAGGTGCTCGGTGCGTACTTCAGCGCCGAGTCGAAACGGGCCGTCGTCGACGCCCAGACCAGCGAGCACCACCGGGAGGATCACGACGGCTATGCGGCGGTCGTCGAGCGAGCGGATCGGCTTCGTAATCGCGCCCGCCGACTCCTCAGAGACGAAACCGTCCTCGACCGCTTCGAAGGGATCGGCCGTGAAGAATCACCGCGCTGA
- a CDS encoding winged helix-turn-helix domain-containing protein, whose protein sequence is MSAHPSTSKRAVERDDATDLSASEFLDLFGDEYTRQVFEVVAEQPRSGRAVAEAADISRTTAYRRLNDLRDVGLVRSEITLCRDGHHREQFEAVSTSFSISLDGDGIETRVRDGGRS, encoded by the coding sequence ATGTCTGCCCACCCCTCCACGTCGAAGCGCGCAGTCGAACGAGACGACGCGACAGACCTGTCTGCCAGCGAGTTTCTCGATCTGTTCGGCGACGAGTACACGCGGCAGGTGTTCGAAGTCGTCGCCGAACAACCCCGAAGTGGTCGTGCCGTCGCCGAGGCGGCCGACATCTCTCGCACGACTGCTTACCGTCGCCTCAACGATCTCCGTGACGTCGGCCTCGTCCGCAGTGAGATCACGCTCTGTCGCGACGGCCACCACAGAGAACAGTTCGAGGCTGTCAGCACGTCGTTCTCGATCTCGCTCGACGGCGACGGCATCGAGACGCGTGTCCGTGACGGTGGCCGATCGTGA
- a CDS encoding PAS domain-containing protein → MSSATSMAGLFGSVTAVVASAAFLSAVLRSRRQPTARPLLAVAAVLVAGAVAHLLLVELAPFRAAFGLAANSATSGGLWLLVAVDVAALASVAWFVFALQYTGRDDRASSIAAVAVAVVVVPLLVPHAVLTVSGSVVGFETATPNLVLGAAVVLAEALALVGVFLVVDATFQHKAFSASQTLLQVVAVGCILLLPFVATTVRRPVATPLLIAVASALFAGLVSRYRLFETLPVVSVVGRDRVIEEMTDGVVVVGDDGRLRDLNPRAESLFDVDRSTAIGERLAAVAPALAEVSTTGESPSDVRLDSGRTVSVSTETIPDRRGRVLGRLLVCRDVTEQRRQAQRLGVLTRALSGVTSEQLRSVTDVTTAIAADELDPEDGGDRVREAATETATLVASVREIERALSTLDPAADGPGRRSSTDLDALLDSLSVPEEADLLAETADQPGQIVADTTLARATLETLAAGPDEPTIRVADDADAITISIAPFDPTGTDALESHALRIAERAAANTPWDLDVEADSTPPRVRLRFQRPAGETPSPGGDAG, encoded by the coding sequence ATGAGTTCCGCGACGTCGATGGCCGGACTGTTCGGCAGCGTCACAGCGGTAGTCGCGAGTGCGGCGTTTCTGTCGGCCGTTCTCCGCTCTCGCCGACAGCCGACGGCACGACCGCTGCTGGCCGTTGCTGCCGTCCTGGTCGCTGGCGCGGTCGCACACCTCCTGCTGGTCGAACTCGCGCCGTTCCGAGCGGCGTTCGGACTCGCTGCCAACTCTGCGACGAGCGGTGGTCTCTGGCTGCTCGTGGCGGTCGACGTAGCCGCGCTCGCGAGTGTGGCGTGGTTCGTATTCGCGCTCCAGTACACCGGCCGGGACGATCGGGCGTCCTCGATCGCGGCTGTCGCCGTCGCGGTCGTGGTCGTCCCGTTGCTCGTCCCGCACGCCGTCCTGACAGTGTCGGGATCCGTCGTCGGGTTCGAGACGGCGACGCCGAATCTGGTGCTCGGCGCTGCGGTCGTCCTCGCCGAGGCGCTGGCGCTCGTCGGCGTCTTTCTCGTGGTCGACGCGACCTTCCAGCACAAGGCCTTCTCGGCGTCTCAGACCCTCCTTCAGGTCGTGGCAGTCGGCTGCATACTCCTGCTACCGTTCGTAGCGACGACCGTACGACGCCCCGTGGCGACGCCGCTTCTGATCGCCGTCGCGAGCGCGCTCTTTGCCGGACTGGTGTCCCGATATCGGCTCTTCGAGACGCTGCCCGTCGTCTCGGTCGTCGGCCGCGACCGCGTCATCGAGGAGATGACCGACGGCGTCGTCGTCGTCGGCGACGACGGGCGACTTCGTGATCTGAATCCCCGTGCAGAGTCGCTGTTCGACGTCGACCGGTCGACAGCGATCGGCGAGCGCCTCGCGGCGGTCGCGCCAGCCCTCGCGGAGGTCTCGACGACGGGCGAATCCCCCAGCGACGTGCGACTCGACTCCGGTCGGACGGTGTCGGTCAGCACCGAGACGATCCCCGACCGTCGGGGTCGCGTCCTGGGACGGCTGCTCGTCTGTCGTGACGTGACCGAGCAGCGACGCCAGGCCCAGCGTCTCGGCGTGCTCACGCGTGCCCTCTCGGGGGTGACGAGCGAGCAGCTGCGGAGCGTCACCGACGTGACCACGGCGATCGCTGCCGACGAACTCGATCCAGAAGACGGCGGCGACCGCGTGCGCGAGGCGGCGACAGAGACGGCCACGCTGGTCGCCAGCGTGCGGGAGATCGAACGCGCGCTCTCGACGCTCGATCCGGCTGCTGATGGCCCCGGGCGGCGCTCGTCGACCGATCTCGACGCCCTCCTGGACTCGCTGTCGGTTCCCGAAGAGGCGGACCTGCTAGCCGAGACGGCCGACCAGCCAGGCCAGATTGTGGCAGACACGACTCTGGCACGAGCGACGCTCGAAACGCTGGCTGCCGGGCCGGACGAACCGACGATACGGGTGGCAGACGACGCGGATGCGATCACGATTTCGATCGCGCCGTTCGACCCCACGGGAACGGACGCTCTCGAGTCTCACGCCCTCCGGATCGCCGAGCGTGCCGCAGCGAACACGCCGTGGGACCTCGACGTCGAGGCGGATTCGACGCCACCGAGAGTCCGGCTTCGCTTCCAGCGGCCCGCCGGCGAGACGCCGTCGCCGGGTGGTGACGCTGGATGA
- a CDS encoding ATP-binding protein encodes MSVTLLAIDLATVGTVCLLAVVGLRERDRPGALVASGLWLVLAVVAAGAVTARLGLLPIRLALALALGGWLVAVPLWAGFVFAYTSRGPALTRRSALLAVGYVAVLGLGLLWSSTAGETAGGFVQVVIAALQTLLLGVGLFGVFLVVRAWRIDTGLSGGQALGLSLGGICLTLLLFTVSTLDTLAAETIPPTLSAVLATAAFGFATSTVGAALFEDAPATGPLARQSVLETMREAVVVTDREGRLVDANAAAERTFGIALGSDAGRAASAVVGHDLDDLTDETVTIATPGGTREFDVGRSVLTDRRGETIGRSYRFRDVTDRQTRRQRLEVLERVLRHNLRNDLDAIRGFAEALSDGVTDDPDTVTDRIDAIATDLVEIGETVARAEQVMARNSLECELVDLEVLAAEVLTGTDNEAVESTITVTGRKRPLRTDREILRTALREVVANAVEHSSPSPTVAIDIERRDEGARIAVRDDGPGIPARERRVLLDGEENPLRHGSGVGLWFVSWAVTRLGGDLAVRTPDEGGSEVILTIPDRSESGR; translated from the coding sequence ATGAGTGTCACACTGCTCGCGATCGATCTCGCGACCGTCGGGACGGTGTGTCTGCTGGCGGTCGTCGGACTGCGTGAACGGGATCGGCCGGGCGCGCTCGTCGCGAGTGGGCTGTGGCTCGTCCTCGCGGTCGTCGCCGCGGGAGCCGTTACCGCCCGACTGGGGCTTCTGCCGATTCGACTGGCGCTCGCTCTCGCACTCGGTGGCTGGCTCGTCGCCGTCCCCCTGTGGGCCGGATTCGTCTTCGCCTACACCAGTCGCGGGCCGGCGCTCACTCGTCGAAGTGCCCTGCTCGCAGTGGGATACGTCGCCGTGCTGGGACTCGGACTGCTGTGGAGTTCGACGGCCGGGGAGACGGCCGGCGGATTCGTCCAGGTCGTGATCGCCGCCTTACAGACGCTGTTGCTCGGTGTCGGGCTGTTCGGCGTGTTTCTGGTCGTCCGTGCCTGGCGGATCGACACCGGGCTCTCGGGCGGCCAGGCACTCGGACTCTCACTGGGCGGGATCTGCCTGACGCTGTTGCTGTTCACCGTCAGCACGCTCGACACGCTGGCCGCCGAGACGATTCCCCCGACGCTGTCGGCTGTCCTCGCGACGGCCGCATTCGGATTCGCGACCTCGACGGTCGGCGCAGCGCTGTTCGAGGACGCGCCAGCGACCGGACCGCTGGCGCGACAATCCGTCCTGGAGACGATGCGCGAGGCGGTCGTCGTCACCGATCGTGAGGGGCGGCTGGTCGACGCGAACGCGGCCGCCGAACGGACGTTCGGGATCGCGCTCGGTTCGGACGCCGGACGGGCGGCGTCCGCAGTCGTCGGCCACGATCTCGACGACCTCACCGACGAGACGGTGACGATAGCGACGCCCGGCGGCACTCGTGAGTTCGACGTCGGTCGATCGGTGCTGACCGACCGCCGGGGCGAGACGATCGGCCGGTCCTATCGGTTTCGAGACGTGACCGACCGCCAGACCAGACGCCAGCGGCTGGAAGTGCTCGAACGCGTCCTGCGACACAATCTCCGCAACGATCTCGACGCGATCCGCGGGTTCGCCGAAGCGCTCTCCGACGGCGTCACCGACGATCCAGACACTGTTACCGACCGGATCGACGCGATCGCGACCGATCTCGTCGAGATCGGCGAGACCGTCGCGCGCGCCGAGCAAGTCATGGCGCGCAACTCGCTGGAATGCGAACTCGTCGACCTCGAAGTGCTCGCCGCCGAGGTTCTCACCGGGACCGACAACGAGGCAGTCGAGTCGACGATCACAGTCACGGGTCGGAAACGGCCGCTCCGGACGGATCGAGAAATCCTCCGGACGGCGCTCAGGGAAGTGGTCGCGAACGCCGTCGAGCATAGCTCGCCGAGCCCGACCGTGGCGATCGACATAGAGAGACGTGACGAGGGGGCCCGGATCGCCGTCCGTGACGACGGGCCGGGCATCCCAGCGCGCGAACGGCGCGTCCTGCTCGATGGCGAGGAAAACCCGCTTCGACACGGGTCGGGCGTCGGCCTCTGGTTCGTCTCGTGGGCGGTGACGCGTCTCGGCGGCGACCTCGCGGTACGGACGCCCGACGAGGGCGGGAGCGAAGTGATTCTGACGATCCCCGATCGCAGTGAGTCGGGCCGATAG
- a CDS encoding bacterio-opsin activator domain-containing protein, with protein MDDRLQAAPFGVLAVSSDGALTECNDVARELLDVDSDPTGIAVAEVVPHSVEDSLLSALEGSSVSETSFEEYYPPIERWLDVSVVPAETGATVYLRDVTARRRAEKTVAELRAERRRTAIVDETRSAVLRELVASSSRAEIEETLARELGERDLWTFAWVGERRLDVDGLAVRSVAGRTGETFEAIREAIDGPATTPEERAIEQASVQVAQPIAEDSAVPERVRLAAFGDGVQSMLAIPLSYGSTADGVVGVYAGRTDAFSERERASFETLGEVAGFAVTAARNRNLLLSDTVTEVTFGVGPDSPLRDVAATLETTLALGGLVPHENDAILCYLTPEEAGLDAVADAAADSPEVVHVRKIDESGAVEVEIRGSTPLLAVSSLGGTVRRATYEPDGGQLVVDLPPESDVRRIVSTVTSEFDVDVRAKHDRERSVTTAREFRDELADRLTDRQETVLHTAYLADYFESPRGSSAEEVAASLDITGSTLLYHLRAGQRKLLETFFRE; from the coding sequence ATGGACGATCGACTCCAGGCGGCTCCGTTCGGCGTGCTCGCAGTGTCGAGCGACGGCGCTCTCACCGAGTGCAACGACGTCGCCCGGGAGTTGCTCGACGTCGACAGCGATCCGACGGGAATTGCCGTCGCCGAGGTCGTCCCCCACTCCGTCGAGGACTCGCTGCTGTCGGCACTCGAAGGGTCGAGCGTCTCCGAGACGTCTTTTGAGGAGTACTATCCACCGATCGAACGGTGGCTCGACGTGTCGGTCGTCCCTGCCGAGACGGGGGCGACAGTGTACTTGCGGGACGTCACCGCTCGTCGACGGGCCGAGAAAACCGTCGCGGAACTCAGGGCGGAGCGTCGTCGAACTGCCATCGTCGACGAGACGCGGTCGGCGGTCCTGCGGGAGCTCGTCGCCTCCTCGTCACGAGCGGAGATCGAGGAGACCCTCGCTCGCGAACTCGGCGAGCGCGATCTCTGGACGTTCGCCTGGGTCGGCGAACGGAGACTCGACGTGGACGGGCTCGCCGTCCGGTCGGTCGCGGGCAGGACTGGCGAAACCTTCGAGGCCATCCGCGAGGCCATCGACGGACCGGCGACGACGCCCGAAGAGCGTGCCATCGAACAGGCGAGCGTCCAGGTCGCACAGCCGATCGCCGAAGATTCGGCCGTACCCGAACGTGTCCGATTGGCAGCGTTCGGCGACGGTGTCCAGTCGATGCTGGCGATCCCGCTGTCGTACGGCTCGACCGCCGACGGCGTCGTCGGTGTCTACGCCGGCCGGACCGACGCCTTCTCCGAACGCGAGCGGGCGAGTTTCGAGACGCTCGGCGAGGTCGCCGGCTTCGCCGTCACGGCCGCCAGAAACCGGAATCTCCTCCTCTCGGACACCGTCACGGAAGTGACCTTCGGCGTCGGCCCGGATTCGCCACTTCGAGACGTAGCCGCGACCCTAGAGACGACGCTCGCGCTCGGCGGGCTCGTCCCCCACGAGAACGACGCAATCCTGTGTTACCTGACGCCCGAGGAAGCGGGTCTCGACGCCGTCGCAGACGCAGCGGCCGACAGCCCCGAGGTAGTCCACGTGAGAAAAATCGACGAAAGCGGAGCTGTCGAGGTCGAAATTCGAGGTTCGACGCCCTTGCTCGCCGTCAGCTCGCTCGGCGGGACTGTCAGGCGAGCGACCTACGAGCCGGACGGCGGCCAGCTCGTCGTCGACCTCCCGCCCGAGAGCGACGTGCGACGGATCGTCTCGACCGTGACGAGCGAGTTCGACGTCGACGTCCGCGCCAAACACGACCGCGAGCGGTCGGTGACGACCGCCCGGGAGTTCCGCGACGAACTCGCCGACCGTCTCACCGACCGCCAGGAGACCGTCCTCCACACCGCGTATCTCGCCGACTACTTCGAGTCGCCGCGGGGCAGTTCGGCAGAGGAAGTGGCAGCGTCGCTGGACATCACCGGCTCGACGCTGCTGTATCACCTCCGGGCCGGCCAGCGAAAACTGCTAGAGACGTTCTTTCGGGAGTGA
- a CDS encoding sensor histidine kinase yields MTDDHRPAIPFDSYPDPALAYTLEDDAAVVTDVNEAFEAAVDAPLPESISGLFERFDRVESTGERDARAAIVRGDSVGIALDGPPGSYAVRHVRSDDDSGTLVFTSLAETPPIEPVGIDHVASIVSHDLRNPLDVAKAHRRAAAETGDSEHFEAMADAHDRMEAIISDVLTLARGEAVIDPARGVSIERAAEDAWQSVDTEGASLTVASGLAETTADPDRLRRLFENLFRNAVEHGSPSAGDADPADDTVAVVVEALEDGFAVADDGPGIPREERDAVFEAGYTTHDRGTGLGLAIVERIVEAHGWDIRLTDAERGGARFEIRFDHQTDT; encoded by the coding sequence ATGACAGACGATCACCGACCGGCGATCCCGTTCGATTCATACCCTGACCCGGCGCTCGCCTACACCCTCGAAGACGACGCCGCAGTCGTCACGGACGTCAACGAGGCGTTCGAAGCGGCCGTCGACGCACCGCTACCCGAGTCGATCTCGGGTCTCTTCGAGCGCTTCGACCGCGTCGAATCGACCGGCGAGCGCGACGCCCGAGCAGCCATCGTTCGTGGTGACTCGGTCGGGATCGCCCTCGACGGGCCACCCGGTTCGTACGCCGTGCGACACGTTCGGTCGGACGATGACTCGGGAACGCTCGTCTTCACGTCGCTGGCGGAGACGCCACCCATCGAGCCGGTCGGGATCGACCACGTCGCCAGTATCGTCAGCCACGACCTCCGCAACCCACTCGACGTCGCCAAAGCGCATCGCCGAGCAGCCGCAGAGACCGGCGATAGCGAGCACTTCGAGGCGATGGCCGACGCGCACGACCGGATGGAAGCCATCATCAGTGACGTGCTGACGCTGGCCCGTGGCGAGGCAGTGATCGATCCCGCGAGGGGTGTCTCGATAGAGCGTGCGGCCGAAGACGCCTGGCAGTCCGTCGACACAGAAGGGGCGTCGCTGACCGTCGCGAGCGGACTCGCCGAGACGACGGCCGACCCAGACCGGCTCCGTCGGCTCTTCGAGAACCTGTTTCGGAATGCAGTCGAGCACGGTTCTCCGAGCGCAGGAGACGCCGACCCAGCAGACGACACGGTCGCAGTCGTCGTCGAGGCGCTCGAAGACGGGTTCGCAGTCGCCGACGACGGCCCGGGCATCCCGCGCGAGGAACGCGACGCCGTCTTCGAGGCCGGATACACCACCCACGACCGCGGGACTGGACTGGGGTTGGCGATCGTCGAGCGGATCGTCGAGGCCCACGGCTGGGATATCAGGCTTACCGACGCCGAGCGCGGCGGCGCTCGCTTCGAGATCCGTTTCGACCACCAGACCGATACCTGA
- a CDS encoding helix-turn-helix domain-containing protein produces the protein MRYLTVVVKPEGDGAFHPLGRQLTDEQAIERRAIHHVDLLADDTVLLLAEASGSQERYRQIMAASPHVRNYLTAGEDRWMAVSHFEPTEEVRRALTLQRESLLVVDTPIRFTDDDDLTVTYIGTDETFQALSGYVEELDSMTVEVLEMGEYEADDSTFGRLLTTRQEEVLEAAVELGYYNDPRRASLEAVGEAVGIAPGTAGEHLRKVEQRVFREIVR, from the coding sequence ATGCGGTATCTCACGGTGGTCGTCAAACCCGAGGGGGATGGCGCGTTTCATCCACTCGGGAGACAACTGACCGACGAGCAGGCTATCGAGCGGCGGGCCATCCATCACGTCGATCTGCTCGCTGACGATACTGTTCTGCTGCTCGCCGAAGCCAGTGGCAGCCAGGAGCGGTACAGACAGATCATGGCAGCGTCCCCACACGTTCGCAACTACTTGACCGCTGGCGAGGACCGCTGGATGGCCGTGAGCCACTTCGAGCCGACGGAGGAGGTTCGTCGGGCGCTGACACTCCAGCGTGAATCGTTACTGGTCGTCGACACGCCGATTCGCTTCACCGACGACGACGATCTCACGGTGACGTACATCGGGACCGACGAGACGTTCCAGGCGCTGTCGGGGTACGTCGAGGAGCTGGACTCGATGACAGTCGAGGTTCTCGAGATGGGCGAGTACGAGGCCGACGACTCGACGTTCGGCAGACTGCTCACCACTCGCCAGGAGGAAGTGCTCGAAGCGGCGGTCGAGTTGGGCTACTACAACGACCCTCGCCGGGCGTCACTCGAAGCCGTCGGCGAGGCCGTCGGGATCGCTCCCGGGACAGCCGGTGAACACCTCCGAAAAGTCGAACAGCGTGTGTTTCGCGAGATCGTACGCTGA
- a CDS encoding LURP-one-related/scramblase family protein: MRDPQRYEISALGLSGTEYTVEQTGTDKNFRPEYEVRDVTGETIFRCTHEMYEGNDTFPFVDTDGTELFTVEATGNWDIAGDYLLTDGQTGEDLVVLDNDVSLLQDTWRIRDAEDESILATINSRGALYTLARKLLPAGQWIGHSFEIADPEGSSVGTVESGFAVFDRYEVTIRDRSSVPVGPIVAATVVIDAIQEN; the protein is encoded by the coding sequence ATGCGGGACCCTCAGCGATACGAAATCAGCGCACTCGGACTTTCCGGGACCGAGTACACTGTCGAGCAGACGGGGACAGACAAGAACTTTCGACCGGAATACGAGGTCAGAGACGTCACGGGAGAGACGATCTTCCGCTGTACTCACGAGATGTACGAGGGCAACGATACGTTCCCCTTCGTCGATACCGACGGCACTGAACTGTTCACTGTCGAGGCCACTGGAAACTGGGACATCGCCGGGGACTACCTGCTCACAGACGGTCAGACGGGAGAGGATCTCGTCGTGCTCGACAACGACGTTTCGCTCCTGCAGGACACCTGGCGAATCCGCGACGCGGAGGACGAATCGATCCTGGCCACGATCAACTCGCGAGGCGCGCTCTACACGCTGGCGCGAAAGCTGTTGCCAGCGGGCCAGTGGATCGGCCATTCGTTCGAGATCGCTGATCCGGAAGGGTCCTCCGTCGGGACCGTCGAGAGCGGGTTCGCAGTGTTCGACCGATACGAGGTCACGATTCGCGATCGCAGTTCAGTCCCGGTCGGTCCGATCGTGGCGGCCACAGTTGTCATCGACGCGATTCAGGAGAACTGA